A genomic region of Alnus glutinosa chromosome 11, dhAlnGlut1.1, whole genome shotgun sequence contains the following coding sequences:
- the LOC133881403 gene encoding uncharacterized protein LOC133881403: protein MMANPNASTSIVSSKSSEKKATHIADLNMNMSELSLSHQSLITSYGPISIFWDIENCCVPRNVSTELVTVNIRNALRTNPLIKGGVKMFSAYADFREFPQQHTEDLQKSGVTLIDVPNVGKDAADRAILVDMFLFALDNPPPSSIMLISGDVDFSKALHILGQRGYNIILVTPKDASAVLTNAAKFLWDWPSVACGRGLVSPTKVGGAADVAGLNDKDALSFRERGMSQIFLNPRVGTVSFDDQMESTMRVQPRDLNGLKG, encoded by the coding sequence ATGATGGCTAATCCAAACGCATCAACATCAATAGTCTCTTCAAAATCCTCTGAAAAAAAGGCCACGCATATAGCGGATTTAAACATGAACATGTCTGAACTTTCTTTAAGCCATCAAAGTCTAATCACTTCATATGGTCCTATCTCTATCTTTTGGGACATTGAGAATTGCTGTGTTCCTAGAAATGTCTCCACTGAACTCGTAACAGTTAATATTAGGAACGCTTTGCGAACTAACCCTCTAATTAAAGGAGgagttaaaatgttttctgcCTATGCAGATTTTAGAGAATTCCCCCAGCAACACACAGAGGACCTTCAGAAAAGTGGTGTCACACTCATAGATGTTCCAAATGTGGGAAAGGATGCTGCTGACAGAGCTATTTTGGTCGACATGTTTCTTTTTGCCCTCGACAACCCTCCACCTTCTTCGATCATGTTGATCTCTGGAGATGTAGATTTTTCTAAAGCTCTTCACATACTTGGTCAACGTGGATATAATATAATCCTTGTTACACCAAAAGATGCTTCAGCTGTCCTCACTAACGCTGCTAAGTTTCTTTGGGACTGGCCTAGTGTGGCTTGTGGGCGAGGCCTCGTTAGCCCCACCAAGGTTGGAGGAGCAGCCGACGTTGCAGGTTTGAATGATAAGGATGCACTTTCATTTAGGGAGAGGGGGATGTCACAAATCTTTTTGAACCCGAGGGTTGGTACTGTTTCTTTTGATGATCAGATGGAATCGACTATGCGGGTACAACCTAGAGACCTAAATGGTCTAAAGGGGTAG
- the LOC133882301 gene encoding RNA polymerase II C-terminal domain phosphatase-like 4, producing MDFMHMMTKLRPIVHTFLKEASEMYIYTMGDRAYALEMAKLLDPQREYFSARVISRDDGTHRHQKGLDVVLGQESSVLILDDTENMSQEAASSCWNGFYAYDDQVVHTFLKEASEMFEMYIYTMGDPAYALEMAKLLDPQREYFRARVISRDDGTHRHQKGLDVVLGQESAVLILDDTENVSTFAISLPLYLLNQTTYSCLWSTMHC from the exons ATGGATTTTATGCATATGATGACCAAGTTAAGGCCCATTGTTCACACATTTTTAAAAGAAGCAAGTGAGATGTATATTTATACAATGGGTGACCGGGCCTATGCGTTGGAAATGGCTAAGCTGCTTGATCCTCAAAGAGAGTACTTCAGTGCTAGAGTGATTTCACGAGATGATGGCACCCATAGACATCAAAAGGGTCTTGATGTCGTGCTGGGGCAAGAAAGTTCAGTTCTGATTCTTGATGATACAGAAAAT ATGTCTCAAGAGGCAGCCTCTTCATGCTGGAATGGATTTTATGCATATGATGACCAAGTTGTTCACACATTTTTAAAAGAAGCAAGTGAGATGTTTGAGATGTATATTTATACAATGGGTGACCCGGCCTATGCGTTGGAAATGGCTAAGCTGCTTGATCCTCAAAGAGAGTACTTCAGAGCTAGAGTGATTTCACGAGATGATGGCACCCATAGACATCAAAAGGGTCTTGATGTCGTGCTGGGGCAAGAAAGTGCAGTTCTGATTCTTGATGATACAGAAAATGTAAGTACATTTGCAATCAGCTTACCTTTATATTTGCTTAACCAGACTACTTATAGTTGTTTATGGTCAACGATGCACTGTTAA
- the LOC133882814 gene encoding uncharacterized protein LOC133882814 yields MMANPNSSTSIVSSESSEEKATHIADLNMNMSELSLSHQSLITSYGPVSILWDIENCCLPRRLSSEAVAVNIRRAALRTNPQIKKVITFSAYGNFSELPQRHTKGLQKSGVTLIDVPNVGKDAADRAILVDMFLFALDNPPPSSIMLISGDVDFSAALHILDQRGYNIILVTPEGASAALTNAAKFVWDWPSVACGRGLVSPHQG; encoded by the coding sequence ATGATGGCTAATCCAAACTCATCAACATCGATAGTCTCTTCAGAATCCTCTGAAGAAAAGGCCACACATATAGCGGATTTAAACATGAACATGTCTGAACTTTCTTTAAGCCATCAAAGTCTAATCACCTCATATGGTCCTGTCTCTATCCTTTGGGACATTGAGAATTGTTGTCTTCCTAGAAGactctcctctgaagccgtagCAGTTAATATTAGGAGGGCAGCTTTGCGGACTAACcctcaaattaaaaaagttataacGTTTTCTGCCTATGGGAATTTTAGTGAATTACCCCAGCGACACACAAAGGGCCTTCAGAAAAGTGGTGTCACACTCATAGATGTTCCAAATGTGGGAAAGGATGCTGCTGACAGAGCTATTTTGGTCGACATGTTTCTTTTTGCCCTTGACAACCCTCCACCTTCTTCGATCATGTTGATCTCTGGGGATGTAGATTTTTCTGCGGCTCTTCACATACTTGATCAACGTGGATATAATATAATCCTTGTTACACCAGAAGGTGCTTCAGCTGCCCTCACTAACGCTGCTAAGTTTGTTTGGGACTGGCCTAGTGTGGCTTGTGGGCGAGGCCTCGTTAGCCCCCACCAAGGTTGA